Sequence from the Methanobacterium alkalithermotolerans genome:
TCTCTATTGAAGCTGAAAGAGGATTTAGAACAAAGAAAGATTAGATCCTGTGCCCGGAGTGTGATGAAAGTCCAGGGAAATAAAATAAGTTTCATGCTAAGTAAACAGGCAGCTCTCGTTGATGTGGTTAATCTACTTGAAAGTGACTCACCATTAGGAGAATTAGAAGTAGAAATAACTACCTCTGATGTGGAAGGGTTACTTAATTGGCTGGCACCTGATATAGAAGATGATTATTAAAAAATTTATAAA
This genomic interval carries:
- a CDS encoding RNA-binding domain-containing protein; its protein translation is MQCSLKVYTRVNPTEDPEKVKKAITNIFKPGEMEIGSSNITLHAGIDSLLKLKEDLEQRKIRSCARSVMKVQGNKISFMLSKQAALVDVVNLLESDSPLGELEVEITTSDVEGLLNWLAPDIEDDY